Proteins from a single region of Dehalococcoidales bacterium:
- a CDS encoding YggT family protein, translating to MIFFLKLLCEALTIAIFARAVLTWFSPRPGNTLVNVLYHVTEPVLAPLRCIIPTTGRVDFTPLVAIILLQLIARFLP from the coding sequence GTGATATTCTTCCTCAAACTGCTCTGTGAAGCGCTTACCATCGCCATTTTTGCCCGGGCGGTATTGACCTGGTTCTCACCACGTCCGGGCAATACCCTGGTCAACGTTCTCTATCACGTCACCGAGCCGGTCCTGGCCCCGCTGCGCTGCATCATACCCACCACCGGCAGAGTGGACTTTACTCCCCTGGTTGCCATAATCCTGCTCCAGCTGATCGCCCGCTTCCTGCCTTAG